The Bremerella alba genome includes a window with the following:
- a CDS encoding beta-ketoacyl-[acyl-carrier-protein] synthase family protein, whose translation MTKEDAKDPVVITGIGLITSVGKDRESTWASIQRGTCGIRRMTGISPIEDNLVLGAPVDLPEGYEPRLKILTLNEIAAAEALKDAQVDLSNTDRTRFGCAVSAGMGDARSIFNVLDLPGATWPVAGGLPHEQFFPCTPSYHVAHTFGLEGPRLSHSTACASGLVELGCAVRAIRDRQCDIALAGSAEAIDPLFVAGFRKMRVLSDDADPTRACRPFDKTRNGFVIGEGAAMFVVERLSHALSRGAKIYSEVLGCRMLAEAHHMTGIDMKSDALERLLRITLKSSDLGPRDVDYINCHGTGTQQNDVNEARGIRAAFGPFTNRLCASSIKSMVGHSLNASGSIELAMTALALRDGFVPPTSNLRSIDPEVDMDCVPLVGREQKIQHALKLSVAFGGHLVAVALRRWNDSQTGFAYPERRADDVRRAA comes from the coding sequence GTGACCAAAGAAGACGCAAAAGATCCGGTGGTAATTACCGGAATTGGACTGATCACCTCGGTCGGAAAGGACCGAGAGTCGACCTGGGCGTCGATTCAGCGCGGAACGTGCGGAATTCGCCGAATGACCGGCATTTCTCCCATTGAAGACAATCTAGTTCTGGGGGCCCCGGTCGATCTGCCTGAAGGCTATGAGCCCCGGTTGAAGATTCTCACGCTCAACGAGATCGCCGCCGCTGAAGCACTCAAGGACGCTCAAGTTGACTTGAGTAACACGGATCGAACACGTTTCGGTTGTGCAGTAAGTGCCGGCATGGGGGATGCTCGGTCGATTTTCAATGTCCTCGATCTTCCCGGTGCAACTTGGCCGGTTGCCGGCGGGCTCCCTCACGAGCAGTTTTTTCCCTGCACGCCGTCCTATCATGTAGCCCATACATTTGGTCTCGAAGGTCCGCGTCTTTCGCACTCGACAGCTTGTGCCAGCGGTTTGGTCGAACTCGGCTGTGCGGTACGTGCGATTCGTGACCGTCAATGCGATATCGCCTTGGCTGGCAGTGCAGAAGCCATCGATCCATTGTTTGTCGCCGGCTTTCGTAAGATGCGCGTCTTGTCAGACGACGCCGATCCGACACGGGCATGCCGCCCATTTGATAAAACCCGCAACGGTTTTGTCATCGGGGAAGGGGCCGCAATGTTTGTGGTCGAGCGGCTCAGCCACGCCCTTTCTCGTGGAGCGAAGATTTATTCGGAAGTCCTTGGTTGTCGCATGTTAGCCGAGGCGCACCATATGACTGGTATCGATATGAAGAGCGACGCTTTGGAGCGTCTCTTGCGGATCACCTTGAAGTCGAGCGACTTGGGTCCGCGTGATGTCGACTACATTAACTGCCACGGTACCGGCACGCAGCAAAACGATGTCAACGAAGCTCGCGGGATTCGCGCCGCGTTTGGTCCTTTTACCAATCGGCTTTGTGCCAGCAGCATAAAGTCTATGGTCGGCCACTCGTTAAACGCGTCAGGCAGCATCGAATTGGCAATGACGGCGCTAGCACTTCGTGATGGCTTCGTCCCGCCGACGTCCAATCTTAGAAGTATCGACCCCGAGGTCGATATGGATTGCGTGCCTCTGGTCGGGCGTGAGCAGAAAATCCAGCACGCATTGAAGCTTTCCGTAGCATTTGGCGGGCACTTGGTAGCCGTGGCTTTACGCCGCTGGAACGATTCGCAAACTGGGTTTGCCTATCCAGAACGCCGTGCGGACGATGTTCGCCGGGCAGCTTAA
- a CDS encoding DUF1844 domain-containing protein, with protein MTDEQDPEKKIVIDSDWKDQVRQEKEKLQGESEAEAPVKSPEPEPESPASADMGQFPPADFTLLISMLATQAFSAMGHIPDPATGKAAKQPEVAKHMIDFLSVLEEKTKGNLDPQEKAALESVLHQLRMAYVAVNQD; from the coding sequence ATGACTGACGAGCAAGATCCAGAAAAGAAAATCGTAATCGATAGCGATTGGAAAGACCAAGTTCGCCAAGAGAAGGAGAAGCTTCAAGGGGAATCCGAGGCGGAAGCCCCTGTGAAATCGCCAGAACCAGAGCCGGAATCGCCTGCTTCCGCTGATATGGGGCAGTTTCCACCGGCTGATTTCACGCTCTTGATTTCTATGCTTGCTACCCAGGCCTTCTCGGCCATGGGGCATATCCCCGATCCGGCGACTGGGAAAGCGGCCAAGCAGCCTGAGGTCGCCAAGCACATGATCGATTTCTTGTCGGTGCTGGAAGAAAAGACCAAGGGAAATCTTGATCCCCAAGAGAAGGCTGCGCTCGAAAGCGTTTTGCACCAGCTGCGGATGGCCTACGTGGCTGTGAATCAAGACTAG
- a CDS encoding division/cell wall cluster transcriptional repressor MraZ: MGSDEFILGEYSRTLDDRFRLSIPTQITDLISPNGDDLILVKERPGCLSLWNGPQWQGKLDAGVNLVHAKIAAGKLENKIADVQLLGRLLSTRQRNVTLAGKGRLLIPEGFREFLGVEAGGEVLIVGAAVCVEIWKPEAWLNNLEEKMPEFRSLLDQLSG; this comes from the coding sequence ATGGGGTCGGACGAGTTCATTCTCGGGGAATACAGCCGAACGCTGGATGACCGATTTCGGTTGTCGATTCCTACGCAGATAACCGACCTTATTTCGCCGAATGGGGACGACCTGATCCTGGTCAAAGAACGACCGGGATGTTTGAGCTTATGGAATGGGCCGCAGTGGCAAGGAAAGCTGGATGCCGGAGTGAACCTGGTTCACGCGAAGATCGCCGCCGGCAAACTGGAGAACAAAATTGCGGATGTCCAACTTTTGGGTCGACTACTTTCCACACGACAACGCAACGTCACGCTGGCTGGCAAAGGGAGATTGCTGATACCGGAGGGATTTCGGGAATTCTTGGGGGTCGAAGCCGGCGGAGAAGTCTTAATCGTCGGGGCCGCCGTGTGTGTCGAAATCTGGAAGCCCGAGGCTTGGCTCAACAATCTCGAAGAAAAAATGCCCGAGTTCCGATCGCTACTGGATCAACTCAGCGGCTAA
- the glmS gene encoding glutamine--fructose-6-phosphate transaminase (isomerizing): MCGIVGYVGDHRAADFLLEGLRRLEYRGYDSAGIASVDRNSHIHIVKTAGRIDSLANRLAEEMPVGTTGIGHTRWATHGPATQTNAHPHAGPHGEIVVVHNGVIENYASLKNQLQQKGYQFKSETDTEVIVFMLEDGFKQLSIPPGQAATDEALVGLVQKVLAKLRGTYGVGILFRSRPDLIIAARLGSPLVIGVSEDAHFLASDASPLVGFTDKIVYLTDHQLAIIKADSLQIAHRDLGEITHSVEKLEIASGDVELGDFEHYMLKEIFEQPQSIENAMRGRLNLDNATAVFGGLNLSSQELRGVDRILLTACGTSWHSAMVGEYLIEELARIPVEVEYASELRYRNPPVPRRTLVFGITQSGETADTLAALREMKRKGHPTLAICNVVGSSIAQESDGGIYLHAGPEVGVASTKAYTSQLVVLAMLGLYFGRLNHLSFDQGYRIIRALQALPDVIRKALTTQDQARKVAEKYQAANNFLYLGRYFNFPTALEGALKLKEISYIHAEGYPAAELKHGPIALVDENTPSVFIMPQGVVYDKVMSNLQEIKARGGPVIAIASEDDHEIDNYADDVIRIPTVEEFLQPIVSIIPLQFIAYHIALLRGCDVDKPRNLAKSVTVE, from the coding sequence ATGTGTGGCATTGTCGGATACGTCGGAGATCACCGAGCAGCAGACTTCCTGTTGGAAGGACTGCGGCGTCTGGAGTACCGCGGATACGATAGTGCAGGCATTGCGTCGGTAGATCGTAATTCCCATATTCACATCGTGAAAACGGCTGGCCGGATCGATTCTCTTGCCAACCGACTGGCTGAAGAGATGCCAGTAGGAACCACCGGCATCGGTCATACCCGCTGGGCCACGCATGGTCCCGCCACACAAACCAATGCCCATCCTCATGCCGGGCCGCATGGCGAAATCGTTGTGGTTCATAATGGGGTTATCGAAAACTATGCGTCGCTCAAGAATCAATTGCAACAAAAGGGATATCAGTTCAAAAGCGAAACCGACACAGAAGTGATCGTTTTCATGCTCGAAGATGGCTTCAAGCAACTTTCGATCCCACCAGGCCAAGCCGCCACCGATGAGGCCCTCGTGGGGTTGGTCCAGAAAGTCCTGGCCAAACTTCGCGGGACTTACGGTGTTGGTATCCTCTTCCGAAGTCGCCCCGACCTAATTATCGCCGCACGACTGGGCAGTCCTCTTGTGATCGGCGTATCGGAAGACGCCCACTTTCTGGCCAGTGATGCCTCTCCCCTGGTGGGCTTTACCGATAAGATCGTCTACCTGACCGATCATCAACTCGCGATTATCAAAGCCGACTCTCTGCAGATCGCTCACCGAGATCTGGGCGAAATCACACACAGCGTCGAGAAGCTCGAGATCGCATCCGGAGATGTCGAACTCGGCGACTTCGAGCACTACATGCTTAAGGAAATCTTCGAGCAGCCGCAGTCGATTGAAAACGCCATGCGGGGTCGCTTGAATCTCGACAACGCGACGGCCGTGTTCGGAGGACTGAACCTATCGTCCCAAGAGCTACGCGGAGTTGATCGAATTCTTCTTACCGCATGTGGAACCAGTTGGCACTCGGCAATGGTTGGGGAATACCTCATTGAAGAGCTGGCCAGAATTCCCGTGGAAGTGGAATATGCTTCGGAACTTCGCTATCGCAATCCACCGGTACCGCGTCGCACGTTGGTATTTGGCATTACCCAAAGTGGCGAGACAGCCGATACGCTTGCCGCCCTGCGAGAAATGAAACGCAAAGGCCATCCAACGCTGGCCATTTGCAACGTAGTGGGCAGCAGCATCGCCCAAGAATCTGACGGTGGGATCTATCTGCACGCAGGCCCGGAAGTCGGCGTGGCTTCGACCAAAGCCTATACGTCCCAACTCGTTGTTCTAGCGATGCTCGGGCTTTACTTCGGCCGACTCAATCACCTGAGCTTTGACCAGGGTTACCGCATCATCCGCGCATTACAGGCCCTTCCGGATGTGATTCGCAAAGCTTTGACCACCCAAGATCAGGCCCGAAAGGTCGCTGAAAAATATCAGGCCGCCAATAACTTCTTGTACTTAGGCCGCTATTTCAATTTCCCCACGGCCCTGGAAGGGGCGCTCAAGCTGAAAGAAATCAGCTATATCCACGCGGAAGGGTACCCAGCCGCGGAACTCAAACACGGACCGATTGCTTTGGTCGACGAGAATACCCCCAGCGTGTTCATCATGCCGCAGGGGGTCGTTTACGATAAAGTAATGAGCAACTTGCAAGAGATCAAAGCTCGCGGCGGCCCGGTGATTGCCATCGCCAGCGAAGACGATCACGAGATCGACAACTACGCCGACGACGTGATTCGCATTCCGACGGTGGAAGAGTTCCTACAGCCGATCGTCTCGATAATTCCGCTGCAATTTATTGCGTATCACATTGCCCTCTTGCGTGGCTGTGATGTCGACAAGCCGCGGAATTTGGCCAAGAGTGTGACCGTGGAATAG
- the kdsB gene encoding 3-deoxy-manno-octulosonate cytidylyltransferase, with the protein MNSLVVIPARLQSTRLPKKLLLSQTGKPLIQHTYEAACQAQGTCGVIVATDHQSIENAVGAFGGDVVMTSESCASGTDRVAEVARARPDVDIFINVQGDEPEITAEAIERVRFLLEVNPDVSMATLATPIRSLEKLRDPACVKVVCGDNGRALYFSRSPIPHVRDGYESVLHAEKPAFLQHLGIYAYRRDFLLRLATAPPSDLEQLEKLEQLRVLEMGETILVGTIAEPSIGIDTPEDYAAFVKKMCNR; encoded by the coding sequence CTGAACAGTCTCGTAGTAATCCCTGCTCGGCTGCAATCAACACGACTGCCCAAAAAGCTTTTATTATCTCAGACCGGCAAGCCGCTCATTCAGCACACCTACGAAGCTGCCTGCCAGGCCCAGGGAACGTGCGGAGTGATCGTGGCCACAGATCATCAATCCATTGAAAATGCTGTCGGCGCGTTCGGCGGCGACGTGGTGATGACCAGTGAATCATGTGCGAGCGGTACCGATCGAGTGGCGGAAGTCGCCAGGGCTCGGCCTGATGTCGACATATTCATCAATGTCCAAGGGGACGAACCCGAAATCACTGCCGAGGCGATCGAACGGGTCCGCTTTCTGCTGGAGGTAAACCCGGATGTCTCGATGGCAACCCTCGCGACCCCCATCCGATCGCTAGAAAAGTTGCGGGATCCCGCGTGCGTGAAGGTCGTATGCGGGGATAACGGTCGTGCCCTGTATTTCAGCCGCAGTCCTATCCCCCATGTGCGTGATGGTTACGAAAGTGTGCTACATGCCGAAAAGCCTGCCTTTTTGCAACATTTGGGCATCTATGCCTACCGTCGCGACTTTCTACTGAGATTGGCGACCGCTCCGCCGTCAGATCTCGAACAGCTGGAAAAGCTCGAACAACTGCGTGTTCTTGAAATGGGGGAGACCATTTTGGTGGGGACCATCGCCGAACCAAGCATCGGAATCGATACCCCCGAGGATTATGCGGCGTTTGTCAAAAAGATGTGCAATCGCTAG
- a CDS encoding DUF423 domain-containing protein — translation MAKYNLIAGALFGMVLVIGGPIGEPYAKIKFSDALKEKAVMVPGPLQANGTPGQPVMEISNVDRQESAERWQRYQDGLRYIAIHALALAVLGLSATAGWGQIMGGIGFTGGTLLFGCGTAIAALVDAPTFAIFASVGAMFLLLGWLGLLVSAISSSPLAKTAEV, via the coding sequence ATGGCGAAATACAACCTTATCGCGGGGGCACTGTTCGGAATGGTGCTCGTAATTGGCGGTCCCATTGGGGAGCCTTATGCAAAGATTAAATTCAGCGACGCCCTGAAAGAGAAAGCCGTCATGGTTCCAGGTCCGCTGCAAGCTAATGGGACGCCAGGGCAACCGGTAATGGAAATTAGCAACGTCGACCGGCAGGAAAGCGCAGAACGCTGGCAGCGGTACCAAGATGGTCTGCGATATATAGCCATTCATGCTCTCGCGTTAGCGGTTTTAGGCCTTTCTGCCACTGCCGGCTGGGGGCAGATTATGGGAGGCATTGGCTTTACCGGCGGGACCCTGCTGTTTGGATGCGGAACGGCTATAGCTGCTTTAGTGGACGCGCCGACTTTTGCGATCTTTGCGTCTGTGGGCGCGATGTTTTTATTGCTTGGCTGGCTTGGGCTGCTCGTAAGTGCGATTTCAAGCAGTCCGTTGGCCAAGACTGCAGAGGTTTAG
- a CDS encoding CTP synthase, with protein MAKHIFVTGGVVSSLGKGLTSASVGMLLEQRGLKVKMQKLDPYINVDPGTMSPYQHGEVYVLDDGSETDLDLGHYERFTNSPLTRDSNYTTGQIYMSVINKERRGEFLGKTVQVIPHITDEIKSVIRKLGDDDADVIITEIGGTVGDIESQPFLEAIRQFPQTVGRENCLFIHLTLVPYLKAAGELKTKPTQHSVGQLREIGIQPDILICRTERNLSRDDREKIALFCNVPIEAVIEEKDKDFSIYEVPISLHDNNLDDLIAGKLGLPQVSSIDLTPWQEILHTLRYPDHEISIAVVGKYAEHKDAYKSIYEAIDHAGIGHRSQIRVGRIQSETLETEGAERMLAGFDGVLVPGGFGERGIEGKVDAIRYARERGIPFLGICLGMQCAAIEFARNVVKLEGAHSTEFDKHTPHPVICLLDEQKNITDKGGTMRLGTQPCSLAEGTYAHEAYGEAEINERHRHRYEFNNVYRDQFKSHGLRFSGLKPDNSLVEILEIEEHPWFVAVQFHPEFKSKPIQAHPLFAGFVGAAIARRRREANKDNQSTKPSSEPADA; from the coding sequence ATGGCAAAACATATTTTCGTTACCGGCGGTGTTGTTAGTTCACTTGGTAAAGGTCTGACCAGTGCCTCGGTCGGGATGCTCCTTGAGCAGCGCGGTCTTAAGGTCAAGATGCAGAAGCTTGATCCTTATATCAACGTCGACCCAGGAACCATGAGTCCGTATCAGCACGGCGAAGTCTATGTGCTGGATGACGGAAGCGAGACCGACCTCGACCTGGGTCATTACGAGCGTTTCACCAACAGCCCGTTGACGCGTGACTCGAATTACACGACCGGCCAGATCTACATGTCGGTCATCAATAAAGAGCGTCGCGGCGAATTTCTCGGTAAGACAGTCCAGGTCATCCCGCACATTACCGACGAAATCAAATCGGTGATTCGCAAGCTAGGTGACGACGATGCCGACGTGATTATCACCGAAATTGGTGGTACGGTGGGTGACATTGAAAGTCAGCCGTTTCTCGAGGCGATCCGCCAATTTCCCCAGACGGTTGGTCGTGAAAACTGTTTGTTCATTCACCTTACGCTCGTTCCTTACCTGAAAGCGGCCGGGGAACTGAAGACCAAGCCGACTCAGCACTCTGTCGGCCAGCTTCGCGAAATCGGTATCCAGCCAGATATTTTGATCTGCCGTACCGAGCGTAATTTGAGCCGGGACGATCGTGAGAAGATCGCTTTGTTCTGCAACGTGCCGATCGAGGCCGTGATCGAAGAGAAGGACAAGGATTTCTCGATCTACGAAGTGCCGATCAGTCTGCACGACAACAACTTGGATGATCTCATTGCCGGCAAGCTAGGGCTTCCGCAGGTTTCCTCGATCGACCTGACGCCTTGGCAAGAGATTCTGCATACGCTGCGTTATCCCGACCACGAGATCAGTATCGCGGTCGTGGGCAAGTACGCCGAGCACAAAGACGCCTACAAGTCGATCTACGAAGCGATCGATCATGCTGGCATCGGGCACCGGTCGCAGATTCGTGTGGGTCGCATTCAAAGCGAAACGCTCGAAACCGAAGGTGCCGAGCGGATGCTGGCTGGGTTTGACGGAGTCTTGGTGCCTGGTGGCTTCGGCGAACGTGGTATCGAAGGGAAAGTTGACGCGATTCGATATGCGCGTGAGCGAGGGATTCCATTCCTAGGGATCTGTCTCGGGATGCAGTGTGCCGCCATCGAATTTGCCCGTAACGTCGTGAAACTAGAAGGGGCGCATTCGACCGAGTTCGACAAGCACACGCCTCACCCGGTGATTTGTTTGCTGGACGAGCAAAAGAATATCACCGACAAAGGTGGCACCATGCGACTGGGCACGCAGCCTTGTTCCTTAGCGGAAGGCACCTATGCCCACGAAGCGTACGGGGAAGCGGAGATCAACGAACGGCATCGTCATCGCTACGAGTTCAATAACGTGTATCGCGACCAGTTCAAGAGTCACGGTCTGCGGTTTTCGGGGCTTAAGCCTGATAATTCGCTCGTTGAAATTCTTGAAATCGAAGAGCATCCGTGGTTCGTCGCGGTTCAGTTCCATCCGGAATTCAAGAGCAAGCCGATCCAGGCTCACCCACTGTTTGCAGGCTTCGTTGGGGCTGCCATTGCCCGTCGACGACGTGAAGCGAATAAGGACAATCAATCAACGAAGCCTTCTTCCGAGCCGGCGGACGCTTAG